Proteins encoded within one genomic window of Cucumis sativus cultivar 9930 chromosome 3, Cucumber_9930_V3, whole genome shotgun sequence:
- the LOC101215906 gene encoding protein BREAST CANCER SUSCEPTIBILITY 2 homolog B isoform X1, whose translation MSSWQILSDSGNNFRWELSAQRLEVKSECEQNGSLSRSDSTNSVARLPSMADLLLCSRFMQNSEDAGAGASMFRTGLGKSVSVKQSSIDKALSLLSDDKAPDIGRLHNGGNFSNSLFQTGSGKSVNVSSEGLLRAKTLLGLEEDDTCSSFQRFGQAISPYDVKGEFLESKGVCGMENMSGASVSISPLVFNTCFSRSSSENQASPSFRQIELPNKAPKAPPIKFHTAGGRSLSVSSDALQRARSLLGDPELGSFLDDGDSDCYKRNMGDATPSNGEHIFHTPSFNKVESTTKHTSKSFVSPLRPSSRVMQSSLKSKSILGSNLMKKFDAAEEESISRFDDNKSCLAETIGSQPNEPCTIVENALENGIRSGIHLAERSFGEPLNDISNIVDSRSRSDRASNNEKRKLWGTSSISPFKRPRNSKFSTPFNKNASLVTTSLSTSSSNNFSCKRRVSTRYPHQTSRMYMKEYFGRPSSNHDKLDYLSDEVRRIKAENAEKYKVPDNSGTNCIGVEAFRHMLTDSGASPQHVSELWVTNHYKWIVWKLACYERQSLVKSNRNFLGVSNVLEELKYRYEREVNQGHRSAIKRILEGDAPPSMLLTLCISAIRSKCKSRAQVCSSMISESNYGEGAKVELTDGWYSIDALLDGPLSKQLLMGKLFVGQKLRIWGARLCGWIGPVSPLEMPETVNLMLHINGTFRAHWADRLGFCKNAGVPLSFKCIKSSGGPIPWTLVGVSRKYPVLYKERLSDGASIVRTERIEMKIRQLYEQRRTAIIDGIVSEFQRGTKSNIYNESDSEEGAKLFKILETAAEPELLMAEMSPEQLTSFASYQAKIEAIRQSDMEKSIERALADAGLSGRDVTPFMRVRVVGLTSKSSQRKTHGKEGLITIWNPSEKQQLELVEGQAYAIGGLVPINCDADILYLQTKGSTTKWQSLSPQSMKCFEPFYKPRKSVLLSNLGEVPLSSEFDVVAIIVHVGEVFATAQQKKQWIFVVDGFVSESHSEGISNSLLAISFCSQYADDDSFVPMNSNLTGSTAGFCNLIKRPKDQINHLWVAEATENTSYFLNFDSTDCSHMKNAAVFAKRWAENSTSIIKNLREKILFMIDDHKD comes from the exons ATGTCGTCTTGGCAGATTTTATCCGATTCCGGCAACAATTTTCGGTGGGAACTTTCTGCTCAGCGTCTCGAAGTCAAATCCGAATGCGAACAAAATGGTTCTCTTTCTCGAAGTGACAGCACCAACTCCGTCGCCCGTCTCCCATCCATGGCTGACCTCTTGCTTTGCTCAAGGTTCATGCAAAATTCCGAGGATGCAGGTGCGGGCGCTTCGATGTTTCGAACCGGATTGGGAAAATCAGTTTCTGTAAAACAGTCTTCAATCGATAAGGCTTTGTCTCTGCTCTCCGATGATAAAGCTCCAGATATAG GTCGATTGCATAATGGAGGTAATTTCTCCAATTCTCTCTTTCAAACGGGCTCTGGGAAATCGGTCAACGTATCTTCTGAAGGTCTTCTCAGAGCCAAGACATTGTTGGGACtggaagaagatgatacaTGTTCCAGTTTTCAAAGATTCGGACAAGCCATCAGCCCATACGATGTGAAAGGGGAATTTTTGGAATCAAAAGGTGTGTGTGGTATGGAGAACATGAGCGGTGCATCAGTTTCAATCTCTCCATTGGTCTTTAATACTTGCTTTTCAAGAAGTTCATCAGAGAATCAAGCTAGCCCGTCATTCAGACAAATTGAATTGCCTAATAAGGCTCCCAAGGCTCCTCCAATAAAGTTTCACACAGCTGGGGGTAGATCCTTATCTGTTTCAAGTGATGCACTACAACGTGCAAGAAGTCTCCTTGGTGACCCAGAGTTGGGAAGTTTCTTGGATGATGGGGACAGTGATTGCTATAAGAGGAATATGGGAGATGCAACACCGTCAAATGGGGAACATATTTTTCACACTCCTTCATTCAACAAGGTAGAGTCAACTACTAAACACACATCCAAAAGCTTTGTTTCCCCATTAAGACCATCTTCAAGAGTTATGCAATCTTCATTGAAGTCAAAAAGTATATTAGGTAGTaatttgatgaagaaatttgatgCAGCCGAAGAAGAAAGTATTAGTAGGTTTGACGACAATAAATCCTGTTTGGCAGAAACTATTGGCAGCCAGCCTAATGAGCCATGTACTATAGTGGAGAATGCTCTTGAAAATGGAATTAGATCAGGGATTCATTTGGCTGAACGGTCATTTGGTGAGCCACTGAATGACATTTCGAATATTGTCGACTCAAGAAGTAGAAGTGATAGAGCTAGTAATAACGAGAAGAGGAAGCTTTGGGGTACAAGTTCCATATCTCCATTCAAAAGGCCTCGGAATTCCAAGTTTTCCACTCCCTTTAATAAGAATGCATCACTTGTGACTACAA GTTTATCAACTTCATCGTCTAATAACTTCAGTTGCAAAAGAAGGGTTTCCACTCGGTATCCACATCAAACTTCAAGGATGTATATGAAGGAGTATTTTGGAAGACCTTCATCAAACCATGACAAG TTGGATTACTTGTCAGACGAAGTCAGAAGAATCAAAGCAGAAAATGCAGAGAAATATAAAGTTCCTGACAACTCTGGCACAAATTGTATTGGAGTAGAAGCTTTTCGTCATATGTTAACCGACTCTGGAGCTTCCCCACAACATGTTTCtgaatt GTGGGTTACAAATCACTACAAGTGGATTGTTTGGAAACTGGCCTGCTATGAGAGGCAGAGTCTGGTCaaatcaaatagaaattttttgGGAGTTTCCAATGTTCTCGAGGAATTGAAATATAG GTATGAAAGAGAAGTTAATCAAGGCCACCGTTCTGCAATAAAGAGAATACTGGAAGGAGATGCACCACCATCTATGTTGTTAACTTTATGTATTTCAGCTATTCGCTCAAAATGCAAATCAAGGGCCCAAGTCTGTTCATCCATGATCAGCGAGTCTAATTATGGTGAAGGGGCAAAAGTTGAATTGACTGATGGATG GTATTCCATTGATGCTCTTTTGGATGGGCCACTGTCAAAGCAACTTCTTATGGGAAAACTGTTTGTGGGACAGAAACTTCGG ATATGGGGAGCAAGATTATGTGGTTGGATCGGGCCTGTTTCACCTCTTgag ATGCCAGAGACTGTTAATTTGATGTTGCACATAAATGGAACTTTTAGAGCTCATTGGGCAGATAGACTGGGATTCT GCAAAAATGCTGGTGTCCCATTATCCTTTAAGTGCATCAAGAGCAGTGGGGGTCCAATTCCTTGGACATTGGTTGGAGTCTCACGGAAATACCCCGTTCTTTATAAGGAGAG GTTAAGTGATGGGGCATCCATAGTAAGAACTGAGCGGATTGAGATGAAGATCAGACAATTATATGAGCAGAG GCGCACAGCTATAATAGATGGTATTGTTTCTGAATTCCAGAGAGGGACAAAGAGTAATATCTACAATGAGAGTGATAGTGAAGAAGGGGCAAAACTCTTTAAGATCCTTGAGACAGCGGCTGAACCTGAACTTTTGATGGCAGAGATGAGTCCTGAACAGTTGACTTCTTTTGCGAGCTACCAAGCTAAAATAGAG GCAATCAGGCAATCGGACATGGAAAAATCGATTGAGAGAGCATTGGCAGATGCTGGGTTAAGTGGTAGAGATGTCACTCCATTTATGAGAGTTAGAGTGGTTGGACTTACAAGCAAAAGCAGCCAAAGAAAAACTCATGGGAAGGAGGGCTTGATTACAATCTGGAATCCATCAGAAAAGCAG CAACTCGAGCTGGTTGAGGGGCAGGCATATGCTATTGGAGGACTTGTGCCAATAAATTGTGATGCGGATATTCTTTACTTGCAAACAAAAGGATCAACCACCAAATGGCAGTCCTTATCTCCCCAGTCCATGAAATGCTTTGA GCCCTTTTATAAACCCCGGAAATCTGTTTTGTTATCAAATTTGGGGGAAGTTCCTCTATCCAG TGAATTTGATGTTGTTGCAATTATTGTACATGTGGGGGAGGTTTTTGCTACTGCTCAACAGAAGAAACAGTGGATATTTGTGGTAGATGGTTTTGTATCTGAGTCACATTCAGAAGGCATATCCAATTCGCTCCTTGCTATTAGTTTCTGCTCACAGTATGCGGATGATGATTCATTTGTGCCAATGAACAGCAATCTTACCGGTTCCACC GCAGGTTTCTGCAATCTTATAAAGAGACCAAAGGACCAAATAAATCATCTCTGGGTAGCAGAAGCAACGGAGAATACTTCgtactttttgaattttgattctacGGATTGTTCTCACATGAAAAATGCTGCAGTTTTCGCTAAAAGATGGGCAGAGAATTCTACCTCA ATTATTAAGAATCTCAGGgagaagattttatttatgattgatgATCATAAAGACTAG
- the LOC101215906 gene encoding protein BREAST CANCER SUSCEPTIBILITY 2 homolog B isoform X2 encodes MSSWQILSDSGNNFRWELSAQRLEVKSECEQNGSLSRSDSTNSVARLPSMADLLLCSRFMQNSEDAGAGASMFRTGLGKSVSVKQSSIDKALSLLSDDKAPDIGRLHNGGNFSNSLFQTGSGKSVNVSSEGLLRAKTLLGLEEDDTCSSFQRFGQAISPYDVKGEFLESKGVCGMENMSGASVSISPLVFNTCFSRSSSENQASPSFRQIELPNKAPKAPPIKFHTAGGRSLSVSSDALQRARSLLGDPELGSFLDDGDSDCYKRNMGDATPSNGEHIFHTPSFNKVESTTKHTSKSFVSPLRPSSRVMQSSLKSKSILGSNLMKKFDAAEEESISRFDDNKSCLAETIGSQPNEPCTIVENALENGIRSGIHLAERSFGEPLNDISNIVDSRSRSDRASNNEKRKLWGTSSISPFKRPRNSKFSTPFNKNASLVTTSLSTSSSNNFSCKRRVSTRYPHQTSRMYMKEYFGRPSSNHDKLDYLSDEVRRIKAENAEKYKVPDNSGTNCIGVEAFRHMLTDSGASPQHVSELWVTNHYKWIVWKLACYERQSLVKSNRNFLGVSNVLEELKYRYEREVNQGHRSAIKRILEGDAPPSMLLTLCISAIRSKCKSRAQVCSSMISESNYGEGAKVELTDGWYSIDALLDGPLSKQLLMGKLFVGQKLRIWGARLCGWIGPVSPLEMPETVNLMLHINGTFRAHWADRLGFCKNAGVPLSFKCIKSSGGPIPWTLVGVSRKYPVLYKERLSDGASIVRTERIEMKIRQLYEQRRTAIIDGIVSEFQRGTKSNIYNESDSEEGAKLFKILETAAEPELLMAEMSPEQLTSFASYQAKIEAIRQSDMEKSIERALADAGLSGRDVTPFMRVRVVGLTSKSSQRKTHGKEGLITIWNPSEKQQLELVEGQAYAIGGLVPINCDADILYLQTKGSTTKWQSLSPQSMKCFEPFYKPRKSVLLSNLGEVPLSSEFDVVAIIVHVGEVFATAQQKKQWIFVVDGFVSESHSEGISNSLLAISFCSQYADDDSFVPMNSNLTGSTIKSSFRQVSAIL; translated from the exons ATGTCGTCTTGGCAGATTTTATCCGATTCCGGCAACAATTTTCGGTGGGAACTTTCTGCTCAGCGTCTCGAAGTCAAATCCGAATGCGAACAAAATGGTTCTCTTTCTCGAAGTGACAGCACCAACTCCGTCGCCCGTCTCCCATCCATGGCTGACCTCTTGCTTTGCTCAAGGTTCATGCAAAATTCCGAGGATGCAGGTGCGGGCGCTTCGATGTTTCGAACCGGATTGGGAAAATCAGTTTCTGTAAAACAGTCTTCAATCGATAAGGCTTTGTCTCTGCTCTCCGATGATAAAGCTCCAGATATAG GTCGATTGCATAATGGAGGTAATTTCTCCAATTCTCTCTTTCAAACGGGCTCTGGGAAATCGGTCAACGTATCTTCTGAAGGTCTTCTCAGAGCCAAGACATTGTTGGGACtggaagaagatgatacaTGTTCCAGTTTTCAAAGATTCGGACAAGCCATCAGCCCATACGATGTGAAAGGGGAATTTTTGGAATCAAAAGGTGTGTGTGGTATGGAGAACATGAGCGGTGCATCAGTTTCAATCTCTCCATTGGTCTTTAATACTTGCTTTTCAAGAAGTTCATCAGAGAATCAAGCTAGCCCGTCATTCAGACAAATTGAATTGCCTAATAAGGCTCCCAAGGCTCCTCCAATAAAGTTTCACACAGCTGGGGGTAGATCCTTATCTGTTTCAAGTGATGCACTACAACGTGCAAGAAGTCTCCTTGGTGACCCAGAGTTGGGAAGTTTCTTGGATGATGGGGACAGTGATTGCTATAAGAGGAATATGGGAGATGCAACACCGTCAAATGGGGAACATATTTTTCACACTCCTTCATTCAACAAGGTAGAGTCAACTACTAAACACACATCCAAAAGCTTTGTTTCCCCATTAAGACCATCTTCAAGAGTTATGCAATCTTCATTGAAGTCAAAAAGTATATTAGGTAGTaatttgatgaagaaatttgatgCAGCCGAAGAAGAAAGTATTAGTAGGTTTGACGACAATAAATCCTGTTTGGCAGAAACTATTGGCAGCCAGCCTAATGAGCCATGTACTATAGTGGAGAATGCTCTTGAAAATGGAATTAGATCAGGGATTCATTTGGCTGAACGGTCATTTGGTGAGCCACTGAATGACATTTCGAATATTGTCGACTCAAGAAGTAGAAGTGATAGAGCTAGTAATAACGAGAAGAGGAAGCTTTGGGGTACAAGTTCCATATCTCCATTCAAAAGGCCTCGGAATTCCAAGTTTTCCACTCCCTTTAATAAGAATGCATCACTTGTGACTACAA GTTTATCAACTTCATCGTCTAATAACTTCAGTTGCAAAAGAAGGGTTTCCACTCGGTATCCACATCAAACTTCAAGGATGTATATGAAGGAGTATTTTGGAAGACCTTCATCAAACCATGACAAG TTGGATTACTTGTCAGACGAAGTCAGAAGAATCAAAGCAGAAAATGCAGAGAAATATAAAGTTCCTGACAACTCTGGCACAAATTGTATTGGAGTAGAAGCTTTTCGTCATATGTTAACCGACTCTGGAGCTTCCCCACAACATGTTTCtgaatt GTGGGTTACAAATCACTACAAGTGGATTGTTTGGAAACTGGCCTGCTATGAGAGGCAGAGTCTGGTCaaatcaaatagaaattttttgGGAGTTTCCAATGTTCTCGAGGAATTGAAATATAG GTATGAAAGAGAAGTTAATCAAGGCCACCGTTCTGCAATAAAGAGAATACTGGAAGGAGATGCACCACCATCTATGTTGTTAACTTTATGTATTTCAGCTATTCGCTCAAAATGCAAATCAAGGGCCCAAGTCTGTTCATCCATGATCAGCGAGTCTAATTATGGTGAAGGGGCAAAAGTTGAATTGACTGATGGATG GTATTCCATTGATGCTCTTTTGGATGGGCCACTGTCAAAGCAACTTCTTATGGGAAAACTGTTTGTGGGACAGAAACTTCGG ATATGGGGAGCAAGATTATGTGGTTGGATCGGGCCTGTTTCACCTCTTgag ATGCCAGAGACTGTTAATTTGATGTTGCACATAAATGGAACTTTTAGAGCTCATTGGGCAGATAGACTGGGATTCT GCAAAAATGCTGGTGTCCCATTATCCTTTAAGTGCATCAAGAGCAGTGGGGGTCCAATTCCTTGGACATTGGTTGGAGTCTCACGGAAATACCCCGTTCTTTATAAGGAGAG GTTAAGTGATGGGGCATCCATAGTAAGAACTGAGCGGATTGAGATGAAGATCAGACAATTATATGAGCAGAG GCGCACAGCTATAATAGATGGTATTGTTTCTGAATTCCAGAGAGGGACAAAGAGTAATATCTACAATGAGAGTGATAGTGAAGAAGGGGCAAAACTCTTTAAGATCCTTGAGACAGCGGCTGAACCTGAACTTTTGATGGCAGAGATGAGTCCTGAACAGTTGACTTCTTTTGCGAGCTACCAAGCTAAAATAGAG GCAATCAGGCAATCGGACATGGAAAAATCGATTGAGAGAGCATTGGCAGATGCTGGGTTAAGTGGTAGAGATGTCACTCCATTTATGAGAGTTAGAGTGGTTGGACTTACAAGCAAAAGCAGCCAAAGAAAAACTCATGGGAAGGAGGGCTTGATTACAATCTGGAATCCATCAGAAAAGCAG CAACTCGAGCTGGTTGAGGGGCAGGCATATGCTATTGGAGGACTTGTGCCAATAAATTGTGATGCGGATATTCTTTACTTGCAAACAAAAGGATCAACCACCAAATGGCAGTCCTTATCTCCCCAGTCCATGAAATGCTTTGA GCCCTTTTATAAACCCCGGAAATCTGTTTTGTTATCAAATTTGGGGGAAGTTCCTCTATCCAG TGAATTTGATGTTGTTGCAATTATTGTACATGTGGGGGAGGTTTTTGCTACTGCTCAACAGAAGAAACAGTGGATATTTGTGGTAGATGGTTTTGTATCTGAGTCACATTCAGAAGGCATATCCAATTCGCTCCTTGCTATTAGTTTCTGCTCACAGTATGCGGATGATGATTCATTTGTGCCAATGAACAGCAATCTTACCGGTTCCACC ATCAAATCTTCCTTCAGGCAGGTTTCTGCAATCTTATAA
- the LOC101215906 gene encoding protein BREAST CANCER SUSCEPTIBILITY 2 homolog B isoform X3, with product MSSWQILSDSGNNFRWELSAQRLEVKSECEQNGSLSRSDSTNSVARLPSMADLLLCSRFMQNSEDAGAGASMFRTGLGKSVSVKQSSIDKALSLLSDDKAPDIGRLHNGGNFSNSLFQTGSGKSVNVSSEGLLRAKTLLGLEEDDTCSSFQRFGQAISPYDVKGEFLESKGVCGMENMSGASVSISPLVFNTCFSRSSSENQASPSFRQIELPNKAPKAPPIKFHTAGGRSLSVSSDALQRARSLLGDPELGSFLDDGDSDCYKRNMGDATPSNGEHIFHTPSFNKVESTTKHTSKSFVSPLRPSSRVMQSSLKSKSILGSNLMKKFDAAEEESISRFDDNKSCLAETIGSQPNEPCTIVENALENGIRSGIHLAERSFGEPLNDISNIVDSRSRSDRASNNEKRKLWGTSSISPFKRPRNSKFSTPFNKNASLVTTSLSTSSSNNFSCKRRVSTRYPHQTSRMYMKEYFGRPSSNHDKLDYLSDEVRRIKAENAEKYKVPDNSGTNCIGVEAFRHMLTDSGASPQHVSELWVTNHYKWIVWKLACYERQSLVKSNRNFLGVSNVLEELKYRYEREVNQGHRSAIKRILEGDAPPSMLLTLCISAIRSKCKSRAQVCSSMISESNYGEGAKVELTDGWYSIDALLDGPLSKQLLMGKLFVGQKLRIWGARLCGWIGPVSPLEMPETVNLMLHINGTFRAHWADRLGFCKNAGVPLSFKCIKSSGGPIPWTLVGVSRKYPVLYKERLSDGASIVRTERIEMKIRQLYEQRRTAIIDGIVSEFQRGTKSNIYNESDSEEGAKLFKILETAAEPELLMAEMSPEQLTSFASYQAKIEAIRQSDMEKSIERALADAGLSGRDVTPFMRVRVVGLTSKSSQRKTHGKEGLITIWNPSEKQQLELVEGQAYAIGGLVPINCDADILYLQTKGSTTKWQSLSPQSMKCFEPFYKPRKSVLLSNLGEVPLSSEFDVVAIIVHVGEVFATAQQKKQWIFVVDGFVSESHSEGISNSLLAISFCSQYADDDSFVPMNSNLTGSTVSAIL from the exons ATGTCGTCTTGGCAGATTTTATCCGATTCCGGCAACAATTTTCGGTGGGAACTTTCTGCTCAGCGTCTCGAAGTCAAATCCGAATGCGAACAAAATGGTTCTCTTTCTCGAAGTGACAGCACCAACTCCGTCGCCCGTCTCCCATCCATGGCTGACCTCTTGCTTTGCTCAAGGTTCATGCAAAATTCCGAGGATGCAGGTGCGGGCGCTTCGATGTTTCGAACCGGATTGGGAAAATCAGTTTCTGTAAAACAGTCTTCAATCGATAAGGCTTTGTCTCTGCTCTCCGATGATAAAGCTCCAGATATAG GTCGATTGCATAATGGAGGTAATTTCTCCAATTCTCTCTTTCAAACGGGCTCTGGGAAATCGGTCAACGTATCTTCTGAAGGTCTTCTCAGAGCCAAGACATTGTTGGGACtggaagaagatgatacaTGTTCCAGTTTTCAAAGATTCGGACAAGCCATCAGCCCATACGATGTGAAAGGGGAATTTTTGGAATCAAAAGGTGTGTGTGGTATGGAGAACATGAGCGGTGCATCAGTTTCAATCTCTCCATTGGTCTTTAATACTTGCTTTTCAAGAAGTTCATCAGAGAATCAAGCTAGCCCGTCATTCAGACAAATTGAATTGCCTAATAAGGCTCCCAAGGCTCCTCCAATAAAGTTTCACACAGCTGGGGGTAGATCCTTATCTGTTTCAAGTGATGCACTACAACGTGCAAGAAGTCTCCTTGGTGACCCAGAGTTGGGAAGTTTCTTGGATGATGGGGACAGTGATTGCTATAAGAGGAATATGGGAGATGCAACACCGTCAAATGGGGAACATATTTTTCACACTCCTTCATTCAACAAGGTAGAGTCAACTACTAAACACACATCCAAAAGCTTTGTTTCCCCATTAAGACCATCTTCAAGAGTTATGCAATCTTCATTGAAGTCAAAAAGTATATTAGGTAGTaatttgatgaagaaatttgatgCAGCCGAAGAAGAAAGTATTAGTAGGTTTGACGACAATAAATCCTGTTTGGCAGAAACTATTGGCAGCCAGCCTAATGAGCCATGTACTATAGTGGAGAATGCTCTTGAAAATGGAATTAGATCAGGGATTCATTTGGCTGAACGGTCATTTGGTGAGCCACTGAATGACATTTCGAATATTGTCGACTCAAGAAGTAGAAGTGATAGAGCTAGTAATAACGAGAAGAGGAAGCTTTGGGGTACAAGTTCCATATCTCCATTCAAAAGGCCTCGGAATTCCAAGTTTTCCACTCCCTTTAATAAGAATGCATCACTTGTGACTACAA GTTTATCAACTTCATCGTCTAATAACTTCAGTTGCAAAAGAAGGGTTTCCACTCGGTATCCACATCAAACTTCAAGGATGTATATGAAGGAGTATTTTGGAAGACCTTCATCAAACCATGACAAG TTGGATTACTTGTCAGACGAAGTCAGAAGAATCAAAGCAGAAAATGCAGAGAAATATAAAGTTCCTGACAACTCTGGCACAAATTGTATTGGAGTAGAAGCTTTTCGTCATATGTTAACCGACTCTGGAGCTTCCCCACAACATGTTTCtgaatt GTGGGTTACAAATCACTACAAGTGGATTGTTTGGAAACTGGCCTGCTATGAGAGGCAGAGTCTGGTCaaatcaaatagaaattttttgGGAGTTTCCAATGTTCTCGAGGAATTGAAATATAG GTATGAAAGAGAAGTTAATCAAGGCCACCGTTCTGCAATAAAGAGAATACTGGAAGGAGATGCACCACCATCTATGTTGTTAACTTTATGTATTTCAGCTATTCGCTCAAAATGCAAATCAAGGGCCCAAGTCTGTTCATCCATGATCAGCGAGTCTAATTATGGTGAAGGGGCAAAAGTTGAATTGACTGATGGATG GTATTCCATTGATGCTCTTTTGGATGGGCCACTGTCAAAGCAACTTCTTATGGGAAAACTGTTTGTGGGACAGAAACTTCGG ATATGGGGAGCAAGATTATGTGGTTGGATCGGGCCTGTTTCACCTCTTgag ATGCCAGAGACTGTTAATTTGATGTTGCACATAAATGGAACTTTTAGAGCTCATTGGGCAGATAGACTGGGATTCT GCAAAAATGCTGGTGTCCCATTATCCTTTAAGTGCATCAAGAGCAGTGGGGGTCCAATTCCTTGGACATTGGTTGGAGTCTCACGGAAATACCCCGTTCTTTATAAGGAGAG GTTAAGTGATGGGGCATCCATAGTAAGAACTGAGCGGATTGAGATGAAGATCAGACAATTATATGAGCAGAG GCGCACAGCTATAATAGATGGTATTGTTTCTGAATTCCAGAGAGGGACAAAGAGTAATATCTACAATGAGAGTGATAGTGAAGAAGGGGCAAAACTCTTTAAGATCCTTGAGACAGCGGCTGAACCTGAACTTTTGATGGCAGAGATGAGTCCTGAACAGTTGACTTCTTTTGCGAGCTACCAAGCTAAAATAGAG GCAATCAGGCAATCGGACATGGAAAAATCGATTGAGAGAGCATTGGCAGATGCTGGGTTAAGTGGTAGAGATGTCACTCCATTTATGAGAGTTAGAGTGGTTGGACTTACAAGCAAAAGCAGCCAAAGAAAAACTCATGGGAAGGAGGGCTTGATTACAATCTGGAATCCATCAGAAAAGCAG CAACTCGAGCTGGTTGAGGGGCAGGCATATGCTATTGGAGGACTTGTGCCAATAAATTGTGATGCGGATATTCTTTACTTGCAAACAAAAGGATCAACCACCAAATGGCAGTCCTTATCTCCCCAGTCCATGAAATGCTTTGA GCCCTTTTATAAACCCCGGAAATCTGTTTTGTTATCAAATTTGGGGGAAGTTCCTCTATCCAG TGAATTTGATGTTGTTGCAATTATTGTACATGTGGGGGAGGTTTTTGCTACTGCTCAACAGAAGAAACAGTGGATATTTGTGGTAGATGGTTTTGTATCTGAGTCACATTCAGAAGGCATATCCAATTCGCTCCTTGCTATTAGTTTCTGCTCACAGTATGCGGATGATGATTCATTTGTGCCAATGAACAGCAATCTTACCGGTTCCACC GTTTCTGCAATCTTATAA
- the LOC101206842 gene encoding abscisic acid receptor PYL4, translated as MLSKPSVSSVLIDRFNGSDPIHCQKEAHKWSKVPESVAVYHTHAVGPNQTCSAVVQEITAPISTVWSVVRRFDNPQAYKHFVKSCHVVVGDGNVGTLREVHVISGLPAGCSTERLEILDDEHHILSFSMIGGDHRLANYRSITTLHQSSAEGGNKTVVVESYAVDTPPGNTKDETMVFVDTILRCNLQSLAQLAENLHKRNNQSPP; from the coding sequence ATGCTTTCGAAACCCTCTGTATCTTCTGTTCTAATAGACCGATTCAACGGCTCCGATCCAATCCATTGTCAGAAAGAGGCTCACAAATGGTCCAAGGTGCCGGAATCCGTGGCCGTCTACCATACTCATGCGGTGGGGCCCAACCAGACATGCTCCGCCGTGGTCCAAGAAATCACCGCCCCCATTTCCACCGTCTGGTCGGTGGTTCGGCGATTCGATAACCCTCAGGCCTACAAACACTTCGTCAAGAGCTGCCACGTGGTCGTAGGCGATGGAAACGTCGGGACTCTTCGGGAGGTACACGTCATCTCCGGCCTTCCCGCAGGGTGTAGTACTGAACGCCTTGAGATTCTGGACGACGAACACCACATCCTCAGTTTCAGTATGATCGGCGGCGACCACCGCTTGGCTAACTACAGATCCATCACCACACTTCACCAATCGTCGGCCGAGGGCGGAAATAAGACCGTCGTCGTGGAGTCGTACGCCGTCGATACTCCACCGGGAAATACGAAAGATGAGACCATGGTGTTTGTGGATACCATTCTGCGCTGCAATCTGCAGTCATTGGCTCAACTGGCGGAGAATTTGCATAAACGCAATAATCAATCTCCCCCATAA